The proteins below are encoded in one region of Candidatus Moraniibacteriota bacterium:
- the asnB gene encoding asparagine synthase (glutamine-hydrolyzing) — protein MCGITGKISFNKKDITPQEIETMNNAIKHRGPDDGGAYISPDNKVGLGHRRLSIIDLSPLGHQPMRYMDRYEIVFNGEIYNFQEKRDLLEKEGYTFVSHSDTEVILALYDKYGKECVKHLRGMFAFAIYDEQEQTLFCTRDRVGKKPFKYYIDENVFLFASELKAILTQPEYHKEPDYVAIHHYLTLQYVPAPLTGFVGIKKLQPAHYLFIDLKTKKVENESYWKLDYSKKLDLSEEEWKKRVIDKLDESVRLRMISDVPIGAFLSGGIDSSAIVALMAKNSPTPIKTFSIGFDEEKFNELKYAKIIADKFKTDHTEFIVKPDAIHLLPMLVKQYEEPYADSSALPTYYVAKLTRAHVTVALNGDGGDENFAGYSRYSAFQISTLLDHFNILNKLFGEPITRFLKNSIKNTFFDRLHRFSKSISDDYRRRYLSYTAYFTNEQKSALYTDEFKKKVWDQDTYDIIAREFRKSGSKNRTEQAVYADFITYLPEDLMTKVDIATMAVSLEGRSPFLDHEFLELTAQIPFHLKLKGLNNKKYILKEALRGLIPDEVMFRPKMGFGIPIAHWFRNELKDYTREKLLDGRLVKDGLLKKEYIQHILDQHCNTNINFSPHIWALLTLELWFEEYFPA, from the coding sequence ATGTGCGGAATCACTGGTAAAATCTCATTCAACAAAAAAGACATCACGCCTCAAGAAATTGAGACGATGAATAATGCTATCAAACATCGTGGTCCCGATGATGGCGGTGCATATATTTCTCCTGATAACAAAGTAGGTCTCGGTCATAGGAGACTCTCTATCATCGACCTCTCTCCACTCGGTCATCAGCCGATGCGCTATATGGATCGGTACGAAATTGTTTTCAATGGAGAAATCTATAACTTCCAAGAAAAGAGAGATTTACTTGAAAAAGAAGGGTACACTTTTGTTTCTCATTCCGATACAGAAGTGATTCTCGCTCTCTATGACAAATACGGAAAAGAATGTGTGAAGCATCTGAGAGGTATGTTTGCTTTTGCTATCTACGATGAACAAGAACAAACACTCTTTTGTACTCGGGACCGAGTTGGCAAAAAGCCCTTCAAATATTACATAGACGAGAATGTCTTTCTATTCGCTTCAGAGCTCAAAGCCATCCTGACTCAGCCCGAATACCACAAGGAGCCTGACTACGTCGCTATACATCATTATTTGACGCTTCAGTACGTTCCAGCACCACTCACTGGATTCGTCGGTATCAAGAAGCTCCAGCCAGCCCACTATCTCTTCATCGATCTCAAAACAAAAAAAGTAGAGAACGAGTCATACTGGAAACTCGACTATTCCAAAAAACTTGATCTTTCTGAAGAAGAATGGAAGAAACGCGTCATTGATAAACTCGATGAGTCTGTCAGACTTCGTATGATTTCTGATGTTCCTATCGGTGCATTCCTCTCTGGCGGTATTGATTCCAGTGCCATCGTTGCCCTGATGGCCAAGAATTCCCCTACTCCGATAAAAACATTTTCCATAGGCTTTGATGAAGAAAAATTCAACGAACTGAAATACGCAAAAATAATTGCGGACAAGTTCAAAACGGATCATACCGAATTCATCGTAAAGCCTGATGCTATCCATCTCCTTCCGATGCTCGTCAAGCAATACGAGGAACCTTATGCCGATTCCAGCGCTCTTCCGACCTATTATGTTGCCAAGCTTACCCGAGCACACGTCACAGTCGCTCTCAATGGTGATGGGGGCGATGAAAACTTTGCTGGGTATAGTAGGTATAGTGCTTTTCAAATATCCACTCTCCTAGATCACTTTAATATTCTCAATAAATTATTTGGAGAACCGATAACACGCTTTCTCAAAAACAGTATAAAAAATACATTTTTCGATCGACTCCATCGTTTCTCAAAAAGTATTTCTGATGATTATCGCAGGCGCTACCTTTCTTACACGGCCTATTTCACAAACGAACAAAAGTCCGCGCTTTATACGGATGAGTTCAAGAAAAAAGTCTGGGATCAGGATACATACGACATCATTGCTCGAGAATTCAGAAAATCAGGTTCGAAAAATCGGACAGAACAAGCTGTCTATGCTGATTTTATAACATATCTTCCAGAAGATCTTATGACAAAAGTCGATATTGCCACAATGGCAGTATCTCTCGAAGGACGCTCCCCTTTTTTGGATCATGAATTCCTCGAACTTACAGCACAAATACCATTTCACTTGAAGCTCAAGGGTCTCAATAACAAAAAGTATATTCTCAAAGAAGCGTTACGAGGCCTCATCCCCGATGAGGTGATGTTTCGACCAAAGATGGGATTTGGTATTCCGATTGCCCATTGGTTTCGCAATGAACTCAAAGACTATACGAGAGAGAAACTTCTTGATGGTCGTCTCGTAAAAGACGGTCTTCTCAAAAAAGAATACATCCAACACATTCTCGACCAACACTGCAATACGAATATAAACTTCTCACCTCATATTTGGGCACTTCTCACCCTCGAACTCTGGTTTGAGGAATACTTTCCGGCATGA
- a CDS encoding glycosyltransferase family 4 protein, with protein sequence MENYPVKKILIFSPFYPPHIGGLESHSDEFNKHLSQRNVTLSVFTPRLPEDAPETEIHHNDVKIIRFSAFEPIHNYPIPKFWQTNFWQRWNSLSDENYDIIISRTRFFFPSLMALRYARKNNIPLVHIEHGSDFAQFNGSIKTLLAKFYDWTFGRCILRSANCVIGNSSASADFVRKLSGRNDCSVIYRGANIAGIEKCILHRDLKEKYQDKTIIAFIGRLIDGKGAHDLITAIAQMKRNNIVTFIIGGGPEEMRLKKMATTYNLEDQIVFFGNLPFDEAISVLKTADIVVNPSYTEGLPTSVTESALCQKAIIATNVGGTSEVISGNGDGYLIEPKNIEQLREKLTDLIDHPEKRILFGQNAYQEVKNKFSWDHAINQYLEIFSKLLDNKK encoded by the coding sequence ATGGAAAATTATCCAGTAAAAAAAATCCTTATCTTCTCGCCATTCTATCCACCACATATCGGTGGACTCGAGAGTCATAGCGATGAATTTAACAAACATCTTTCACAAAGAAATGTGACTCTTTCTGTTTTCACCCCACGTCTGCCAGAGGATGCTCCAGAAACCGAAATTCATCATAACGATGTCAAAATAATCCGTTTCTCCGCTTTCGAACCCATTCACAATTATCCGATACCAAAATTCTGGCAAACGAATTTTTGGCAAAGATGGAATTCTCTTTCTGATGAAAATTACGATATCATCATTTCTCGTACCCGATTCTTTTTCCCTTCTCTGATGGCTCTTCGATACGCACGGAAAAATAATATTCCCCTTGTCCACATCGAGCATGGTTCCGATTTTGCTCAATTCAATGGAAGTATAAAAACTCTACTTGCCAAATTCTACGATTGGACATTCGGACGTTGTATTCTCCGATCGGCCAATTGTGTCATTGGCAATTCCTCTGCTTCAGCTGATTTCGTACGGAAACTTTCTGGAAGAAATGATTGTAGTGTGATTTATCGCGGTGCTAATATCGCAGGAATAGAAAAATGCATACTTCACCGAGACTTGAAGGAAAAATATCAAGACAAAACCATCATCGCATTTATCGGACGACTGATCGATGGCAAAGGGGCACATGATCTCATCACCGCCATCGCTCAAATGAAGCGAAATAACATCGTCACCTTCATTATTGGCGGTGGCCCAGAAGAAATGAGATTAAAAAAAATGGCAACTACCTATAATCTCGAAGATCAAATAGTTTTTTTCGGCAACCTCCCCTTTGATGAAGCTATTAGTGTTCTGAAAACTGCCGATATCGTCGTCAATCCAAGCTATACCGAAGGCCTCCCGACATCTGTCACTGAATCAGCGCTTTGCCAGAAAGCTATAATCGCTACCAATGTGGGTGGTACGTCAGAAGTTATTTCTGGAAACGGCGATGGTTATCTTATCGAACCAAAGAATATCGAGCAACTCAGAGAAAAACTTACTGACTTGATCGATCATCCTGAGAAACGAATCCTCTTTGGTCAAAATGCTTACCAAGAAGTAAAAAATAAATTTTCTTGGGACCACGCAATCAATCAATACCTTGAAATTTTCTCCAAACTCCTCGATAATAAGAAATAA
- a CDS encoding DUF2304 domain-containing protein: MDFNSLQFYQIIILIISGVMIYQGVSNFLRGKGNQTLLKVGTRLIVWGGMVFIVLFPTFSNTLANIIGIEGNINAVILTGFILVFLMMFKLLSAIEHLEQQISVVTRNRALSDEGIQKTEN, from the coding sequence ATGGATTTCAATAGTCTTCAGTTTTATCAAATCATCATCCTCATCATCTCTGGAGTGATGATCTATCAGGGAGTAAGCAATTTTCTTCGAGGAAAAGGCAATCAAACGCTTCTCAAAGTAGGGACGAGACTTATTGTCTGGGGAGGTATGGTATTTATCGTTCTTTTTCCTACTTTCAGTAATACATTGGCCAATATCATCGGTATCGAAGGCAATATCAATGCCGTTATTCTCACTGGATTTATCCTTGTTTTCCTTATGATGTTCAAACTCCTCTCCGCCATCGAACATCTCGAACAGCAGATTTCTGTCGTTACACGCAATCGCGCCTTGTCAGACGAAGGAATTCAAAAAACAGAGAACTAA
- a CDS encoding glycosyltransferase family 2 protein, which yields MSTPSIFIVIPAYNEATVICDVIREIQSAGYNNIIVVDDGSTDDTYERARTITDVIVLKHLINRGKGAATKTGIEGAKLLNADIIVTLDGDGQHNPNDIARLIEPLQKKHCDVVLGTRLRNPQGMPWYKILANHIGNAVTWYFYGLWVSDSQSGFRAYSRHASELINTKTDRYEYDSEVIREIYIYKLKYTEVPIEVRYTEYSMGKIQKQGFINGIKTLYKIIWNIIS from the coding sequence ATGTCTACCCCTTCCATCTTCATCGTCATTCCGGCCTACAATGAAGCCACCGTGATCTGCGACGTCATCCGTGAAATACAGTCCGCTGGCTATAACAACATTATTGTCGTCGATGATGGGAGTACTGACGATACCTACGAGAGGGCTCGGACTATCACTGATGTCATAGTACTGAAACACCTCATCAATCGTGGCAAGGGTGCCGCGACTAAAACCGGCATTGAAGGAGCGAAACTTCTCAATGCTGATATTATTGTCACGCTCGATGGTGATGGTCAGCACAATCCAAATGATATTGCCAGACTTATAGAACCTCTACAGAAAAAACATTGTGACGTCGTCCTCGGTACACGACTCCGGAATCCCCAAGGAATGCCCTGGTACAAAATACTCGCCAACCATATTGGCAATGCTGTTACTTGGTACTTCTACGGCCTCTGGGTTTCAGATAGTCAATCAGGATTTCGAGCCTATTCTCGTCACGCTTCCGAACTCATCAATACGAAAACCGACCGTTATGAGTACGACAGCGAAGTTATTCGCGAAATCTACATTTATAAGCTAAAATATACAGAGGTGCCTATCGAAGTCCGCTATACGGAGTATTCGATGGGAAAAATTCAAAAACAAGGCTTCATAAACGGTATCAAGACACTCTACAAAATCATTTGGAATATTATCTCTTAA
- the galE gene encoding UDP-glucose 4-epimerase GalE: MNILVTGGAGYIGSHTVVELISAGHAAIILDNFSNSDRSSLDGIEQITSVRPHLYEGDCCDEEFVQNIFEENIIDGIIHFAGLKSVGESVANPLRYYRNNIDSLITILKCAKQYGTKFFVFSSSATVYGEPDSVPIRETAERKTALSPYGNTKRICEDILRDTETSLHGDIHIIALRYFNPIGAHPSGLIGELPLGIPNNLVPYVTQTAIGKREHLTIFGDDYPTSDGTCIRDYIHVVDLAQAHIRTLEYLATHENLTYRAYNVGTGIGVSVKQLIATFEEVNGTKVPYVIGARRPGDIMTCYADPTSIRDDIGWQSKLSLADALRDAWNWEKNMKKITQKNQ; this comes from the coding sequence ATGAACATTCTCGTAACAGGTGGTGCTGGATATATCGGATCACACACTGTCGTCGAGCTCATCTCGGCAGGTCATGCTGCCATCATTCTCGACAATTTTTCTAATTCTGATCGATCATCACTCGATGGCATAGAGCAGATCACCTCTGTTCGCCCTCACCTCTACGAAGGTGATTGTTGTGATGAGGAATTTGTACAAAACATCTTCGAAGAAAACATCATTGACGGCATCATCCATTTCGCAGGCCTGAAATCCGTCGGCGAATCAGTGGCCAATCCTCTCCGTTATTATCGAAACAATATCGATTCTCTCATTACCATTCTCAAGTGTGCAAAACAATATGGGACGAAGTTTTTCGTTTTTTCATCATCAGCTACTGTCTATGGCGAACCAGACAGCGTCCCTATCCGAGAAACAGCAGAACGCAAGACAGCTCTCTCTCCGTATGGCAACACCAAACGCATCTGCGAAGATATTTTGCGAGATACAGAGACATCTCTCCATGGCGATATACATATCATCGCCCTCCGTTATTTCAATCCCATCGGAGCGCATCCATCAGGACTCATCGGCGAACTCCCTCTCGGTATTCCAAACAACCTCGTCCCCTACGTCACCCAGACGGCTATCGGCAAGAGAGAGCATCTCACCATCTTCGGCGATGATTATCCGACGTCTGACGGCACCTGCATCCGTGACTATATCCACGTCGTCGATCTGGCGCAGGCGCATATTAGAACGCTCGAATACCTCGCTACACATGAAAACCTCACCTATCGTGCCTACAACGTCGGTACGGGCATCGGAGTGAGTGTGAAACAGCTCATAGCAACATTTGAGGAGGTCAATGGAACCAAAGTCCCCTACGTCATCGGAGCACGCCGTCCGGGCGATATCATGACCTGCTATGCTGATCCGACGAGCATCCGAGACGACATCGGTTGGCAATCAAAACTTTCTCTCGCAGATGCTCTCCGTGACGCCTGGAATTGGGAAAAAAATATGAAAAAAATTACACAGAAAAATCAATAA